One region of Sardina pilchardus chromosome 18, fSarPil1.1, whole genome shotgun sequence genomic DNA includes:
- the acoxl gene encoding acyl-coenzyme A oxidase-like protein yields MAEKYSSTTLAKYLDGEFWEVKDQIRREISICELFQSNSYDLTLDETRDLTAERLHYFLKLPLIRSQLIDQVKEDGQRGFLAKSLGITELLCSADMATGVKLGVVCGLYGGAVTNLGSSEQKERWYLPVSELKFTGMFAMTERGHGSNVRGILTEAHYQPATQEFIIHTPCDDAQKMYIGNSMKGNFAAVFAQLTVNGESQGPHCFVVPIRDEHGTMHPGVTAIDMKHKEGLHGVDNGILIFNKVRIPRENLLDKFGTVSEDGMYSSPIKSKSSRFNAMLAALTPTRLGLTVQAMAAMKLGLIIAVRYSHSRRQFGPRDQDEVKIIEHQTQYLRLMPHLAAALALTFTTRYAARLIDDALFAGQDLQSDRSLQALVAGLKAYSTWENLACLQECRECTGGMGFMMQNRIPALKCDSDVFVTFEGDNVVMLQVVVRELLSQYTKQLGNSVVAGLIRTWTSSASDSLRTSFLGFSVDKVGDLSFLLKAVSYRERVLQRSLAARLYNKVEKNKDEFFEAWNSCLHHVTGLALAHIHRVTLEQFALAIQECQVAEDHALLTKFCLLHGTSLVYQERAWYLEHKYLTPSTSRQIRTQLLELCKSVKDAALKVVSDFNIPPCCIQAPIAGVANPRAEWAFYSQPQIPSAQKTLSKL; encoded by the exons ATGGCTGAAAAATACTCCTCTACCACCCTCGCAAAATACCTTGATGGAGAATTCTGGGAAGTTAAGGATCAAATTAGGAGAGAAATCTCCATCTGTGAATTGTTTCAATCAAACAG TTACGACCTCACTCTGGACGAGACAAGAGACTTGACAGCCGAGAGACTCCACTACTTTCTAAAACTGCCACTGATACGAAGCCAGCTAATAGACCAG GTGAAGGAAGATGGCCAGAGGGGCTTTCTGGCTAAAAGCCTGGGAATCACAGAGCTTCTGTGCTCTGCAGATATGGCAACTGGAGTAAAG TTGGGTGTCGTTTGCGGGCTGTATGGCGGTGCTGTCACCAACCTCGGGAGCTCGGAGCAGAAGGAGCGGTGGTACCTGCCTGTGTCG GAGCTGAAGTTTACTGGGATGTTTGCCATGACAGAGAGAGGTCACGGGAGCAATGTCCGTGGAATCCTGACTGAAGCCCATTATCAACCTGCTACTCAG GAGTTCATCATCCACACACCATGTGACGATGCTCAGAAGATGTACATCGGCAATTCAATGAAGGGAAACTTTGCTGCAGTGTTTGCTCAGCTTACTGTGAATGGAGAGTCTCAAG GCCCGCACTGTTTCGTGGTCCCCATCCGAGACGAGCACGGGACCATGCACCCTGGAGTCACCGCTATCGACATGAAGCACAAGGAAG GCCTTCATGGAGTTGACAATGGGATACTGATATTCAACAAAGTTAGGATACCAAGGGAAAACCTTCTTGACAA GTTCGGCACAGTGTCTGAGGATGGAATGTACTCGTCTCCAATCAAGAGCAAGAGCAGCCGCTTCAACGCCATGCTGGCGGCTCTGACGCCCACGCGCCTCGGCCTCACTGTCCAGGCTATGGCAGCCATGAAG TTGGGGCTCATCATTGCTGTACGCTACagtcacag TCGGAGGCAGTTTGGGCCCAGGGACCAGGACGAGGTGAAGATCATCGAGCACCAGACCCAGTACCTGAGGCTCATGCCACACCTGGCCGCCGCCCTGGCGCTCACCTTCACCACCAG gtatgcagCGCGGCTGATAGACGATGCCCTGTTTGCGGGTCAGGACCTCCAGAGTGACCGCTCCCTGCAGGCTCTGGTGGCCGGCCTGAAGGCCTACAGCACCTGGGAGAACCTGGCCTGCCTGCAGGAGTGCCGCGAGTGCACCGGGGGCATG GGCTTTATGATGCAGAACAGGATCCCGGCTCTAAAGTGCGACTCCGACGTCTTTGTGACTTTTGAAGGAGACAACGTGGTCATGCTACAG GTGGTGGTGCGTGAGCTGCTCAGCCAGTACACCAAGCAGCTAGGCAACAGCGTGGTGGCCGGCCTCATCAGAACCTGGACCAGTTCCGCCTCAGACAGCCTCAGAACCAG tTTCCTAGGCTTCAGTGTGGACAAAGTGGGTGATTTGAGTTTCCTGCTGAAAGCTGTGAGCTATCGGGAGAGAGTGCTCCAGAGAAGCTTGGCTGCCAGGCTCTATAACAAG GTTGAGAAGAACAAAGACGAGTTTTTCGAGGCTTGGAACTCCTGTCTCCATCATGTCACCGGTCTGGCATTGGCTCATATCCAccgag TGACATTGGAGCAGTTTGCACTGGCTATTCAAGAATGCCAGGTTGCAGAAGACCACGCCTTGCTCACAAAG ttctgcctcttgcacggcaccaGTCTGGTGTACCAGGAGAGGGCTTGGTACCTGGAACACAAGTACCTGACCCCGAGCACTAGCAGGCAGATCCGCACCCAG